The Cellulomonas sp. P24 genome contains a region encoding:
- a CDS encoding VanZ family protein translates to MTVADHTFARRSRSRGLLLAYAAFVLVVTWWPSPQHSDAPRWETAILDAIRGVGIPMTMPALEAVANIGMFVPLGMLLVPFWSARLARPDRAAPVAREDTPGSVRGPAAAVLVRTVLTGLAFTILIETVQLAIPGRYSTVQDVVMNTIGAAVGGGAVLLVHRLRRG, encoded by the coding sequence GTGACCGTCGCGGACCACACCTTCGCGCGCCGATCTCGGTCGCGCGGGCTCCTCCTCGCCTACGCCGCGTTCGTCCTCGTCGTCACCTGGTGGCCGTCCCCGCAGCACAGCGACGCCCCGCGGTGGGAGACGGCGATCCTCGACGCGATCCGTGGTGTCGGGATCCCGATGACGATGCCCGCCCTCGAGGCGGTCGCCAACATCGGGATGTTCGTGCCGCTCGGGATGCTCCTCGTGCCGTTCTGGTCAGCGCGGCTCGCACGCCCGGACCGCGCGGCGCCGGTGGCGCGTGAGGACACCCCCGGATCGGTCCGTGGACCCGCAGCCGCCGTCCTCGTCCGAACCGTCCTCACGGGCCTGGCCTTCACGATCCTCATCGAGACGGTCCAGCTCGCCATCCCCGGCCGCTACTCCACGGTGCAGGATGTGGTCATGAACACGATCGGCGCCGCGGTGGGTGGTGGCGCGGTGCTGCTCGTCCACCGCCTCCGGAGGGGCTGA
- a CDS encoding ferredoxin reductase family protein: MTTLTTPTSAPARSPRARPLRAPVRRTWWPDAVGVVVWFSALVVVALWVSNGGVQNLFAGAGDSILSLGRLTGLVSSDMLLLQVLSMARIPWVERALGQDAISRWHRLLGFTSVNLLLAHAVLTTLAYAMLGRLPFLSELWSLVTTAPGMLLATAGTALFVMIMVTSIRAARRRMRYESWHLLHLYAYLGAGLALPHQLWTGADFLASPVATAYWWGLYAFALASVLAFRVAMPWRLSRQQNLVVSKVVTEAPDVVSIHLTGKHLARMPVAAGQFFVWRFRTGPGWTRGHPLSLSAAPTTAGLRVTSSTQGDDGDRLARMKPGTRVLIEGPYGRLTPDVRTQPRLAVIGSGLGLAPLISVLQATVANPGPTEWPVTVIRRFHAAGPQPLQAELDALVASGAVKVLDLVGPRSTAGTTWLPAHLGHVPGPEALTRLIPDLDRTDVYVCGAAPWAEAVGADARAAGVGSHALHVERFSW; this comes from the coding sequence ATGACGACGCTCACGACGCCGACCTCGGCACCCGCGCGGAGCCCCCGCGCCAGGCCGCTCCGCGCTCCCGTCCGTCGCACCTGGTGGCCCGACGCCGTCGGCGTCGTGGTGTGGTTCTCCGCACTCGTGGTCGTCGCCCTGTGGGTCTCGAACGGCGGTGTGCAGAACCTGTTCGCCGGCGCCGGCGACTCGATCCTCTCCCTCGGGCGGCTGACCGGGCTCGTCAGCTCCGACATGCTGCTGCTCCAGGTGCTCTCGATGGCGCGGATCCCGTGGGTCGAGCGGGCGCTCGGCCAGGACGCGATCTCCCGCTGGCACCGGCTGCTCGGGTTCACCTCGGTGAACCTGCTGCTCGCGCACGCGGTGCTGACGACCCTCGCCTACGCGATGCTCGGTCGCCTCCCGTTCCTGTCCGAGCTCTGGTCCCTCGTGACCACCGCGCCCGGGATGCTGCTCGCGACCGCCGGCACCGCGCTGTTCGTCATGATCATGGTCACGTCGATCCGCGCCGCCCGCCGCCGGATGCGCTACGAGTCGTGGCACCTGCTGCACCTGTACGCGTACCTCGGCGCAGGCCTCGCCCTGCCGCACCAGCTCTGGACCGGTGCGGACTTCCTCGCGTCACCGGTGGCCACGGCCTACTGGTGGGGCCTGTACGCGTTCGCGCTCGCCTCGGTGCTCGCGTTCCGGGTCGCGATGCCGTGGCGGTTGTCCCGGCAGCAGAACCTCGTCGTCTCGAAGGTCGTCACCGAGGCTCCCGACGTGGTGTCGATCCACCTGACCGGCAAGCACCTCGCGAGGATGCCGGTGGCCGCCGGGCAGTTCTTCGTGTGGCGGTTCCGCACCGGACCGGGCTGGACCCGCGGCCACCCCCTGTCGCTCTCCGCGGCGCCCACCACCGCCGGCCTCCGGGTCACGTCGAGCACGCAGGGCGACGACGGCGACCGCCTCGCCCGGATGAAGCCCGGCACGCGTGTCCTCATCGAGGGGCCGTACGGCCGTCTCACCCCGGACGTCCGCACGCAGCCCCGCCTCGCGGTCATCGGCAGCGGCCTCGGCCTGGCCCCGTTGATCTCGGTGCTCCAGGCCACGGTCGCCAACCCCGGACCCACCGAGTGGCCGGTCACCGTGATCCGCCGCTTCCACGCCGCCGGGCCGCAACCGCTGCAGGCCGAGCTCGATGCGCTCGTCGCCTCCGGCGCCGTGAAGGTCCTCGACCTCGTGGGGCCGCGCAGCACCGCCGGCACGACGTGGCTGCCCGCGCACCTGGGGCACGTGCCGGGCCCCGAAGCCCTCACGCGACTCATCCCCGACCTCGACCGCACGGACGTGTACGTGTGCGGGGCCGCACCCTGGGCCGAGGCGGTCGGCGCCGATGCGCGCGCCGCCGGTGTCGGGAGCCACGCCCTGCACGTCGAACGCTTCAGCTGGTAG
- a CDS encoding FMN-binding protein yields the protein MRRIIIALASTVTAVVMLFSWPTSTNRSVSTGPGGTSGTGTTGGTSSGTGSSGTTTTTYDGDVASTRWGDVQVRITVTDGKVTASEAIAYPNGNGRDQQINAYAIPILNQEAVAAQSANISMVSGATVTSQGYVQSLQSALDKAGI from the coding sequence ATGCGCCGCATCATCATCGCCCTTGCCAGCACCGTCACCGCCGTCGTCATGCTCTTCTCGTGGCCCACGAGCACCAACCGGTCGGTGTCCACCGGTCCCGGTGGGACCTCGGGCACCGGGACGACCGGCGGCACGAGCTCCGGAACCGGCTCGTCCGGCACCACCACGACGACCTACGACGGCGACGTCGCCTCGACCCGGTGGGGTGACGTCCAGGTGCGGATCACCGTCACCGACGGGAAGGTCACCGCGTCGGAGGCCATCGCCTACCCGAACGGCAACGGCCGTGACCAGCAGATCAACGCCTACGCGATCCCGATCCTCAACCAGGAGGCCGTGGCGGCGCAGTCCGCGAACATCTCGATGGTGTCCGGGGCGACGGTCACCAGCCAGGGCTACGTGCAGTCGCTCCAGAGCGCTCTCGACAAGGCCGGCATCTAG
- a CDS encoding alpha/beta fold hydrolase has protein sequence MATVVSRDGTAIGYDAVGDGTPVVLIGGALSDRRSAAPLAQVLATDLRAITYDRRGRGDSGDTPPYAVEREIEDLAAVIDAAGGRAFVYGHSSGAALALAAPAAGVPIGRLVVFEPPFAVGDRPAGPVDLVEELRTLLDAGRRGEVVERFMTDAVGLPPQAVAQTRQSPAWPALEALAHTILYDLQVMGDNRPPDAALARITVPTLALGSTGSPAWLQDAVAATAARVPGATSRLLDGSFHTVPPEDLAPALLEFFQV, from the coding sequence ATGGCGACGGTTGTCTCGCGGGACGGCACAGCGATCGGGTACGACGCAGTCGGCGACGGCACACCCGTCGTCCTGATCGGCGGCGCCCTGAGCGACCGCCGCAGCGCGGCTCCGCTGGCCCAGGTGCTCGCGACCGACCTGCGCGCGATCACCTACGACCGTCGCGGGCGCGGTGACAGCGGCGACACCCCGCCCTACGCGGTCGAGCGGGAGATCGAGGACCTCGCGGCCGTGATCGACGCGGCCGGTGGCCGCGCGTTCGTGTACGGCCACTCCTCGGGTGCGGCTCTCGCACTCGCTGCGCCAGCAGCAGGCGTGCCGATCGGGCGCCTGGTCGTGTTCGAGCCGCCCTTTGCGGTCGGGGACCGGCCCGCCGGGCCGGTCGACCTCGTCGAGGAGCTCCGCACGCTGCTGGACGCGGGTCGCCGCGGCGAGGTGGTCGAGAGGTTCATGACCGACGCCGTCGGACTCCCGCCGCAGGCCGTCGCGCAGACCCGTCAGTCACCCGCCTGGCCGGCGCTCGAGGCCCTGGCCCACACGATCCTCTACGACCTGCAGGTCATGGGCGACAACCGGCCCCCGGACGCGGCGCTCGCGCGCATCACGGTCCCGACGTTGGCGCTCGGCAGCACCGGCAGCCCTGCCTGGCTCCAGGACGCCGTCGCGGCGACGGCGGCGCGGGTGCCGGGTGCGACGTCCCGGCTCCTCGACGGTAGCTTCCACACTGTGCCGCCGGAGGATCTCGCGCCGGCGCTGCTGGAGTTCTTCCAGGTCTGA